In Desulfobacterales bacterium, the genomic stretch CCGGAAAACCGCCCCAACCCCGTTTCGCTGCATAAAAAAGTTGGCCCGGTATCTGGCCAGCCCCGGGATCTCATAGCCGAAATCCACATCCCCGGTTTCTTCGAAAACCTTGATTTTATCCTCGGGCGCAATCTCATAGAGCATCGCTCGCAGCTGATCATTGTCCATCTGCTGGTACTTAACCCGCTCGACTTCCCCCCGGATGCGCAGGGCTGGCTGCTGGCCGGCGATCAGATGAAGATCGGATGCACCTTGATCATTCATCAGTTTAAAAAACGCATCAATTTTCGCCATGGGCTACTCCTGCCAAAATATTAAGAATTAAACAACATATTAAGCAATTATCATTGCCAGATGCCTGAGGCTTGCCACCAGAAAACTCTGTAAAAAAATGATGGCCAAAAGAACTATAATGGGAGAAATATCAATTCCCCCGAATACGGTGGGGATTCGTTTTCTTATCTGAAACAACAGCGGATCGACCATCTGACGGATGAACCGAACAATGGGATTATAAGGGTCCGGGTTGACCCATGACAAGACGGCATGGGCGATAACAATAAACATGTATAGCGTCAAAACCGCGTCAAGCACGCGCGCAATGCCTTCAAGAAAATGAGAAAAGATAAACATCGATATAAACTTTCTTTTTTTTAGCGCTCATTGGTAACTCAATTAATGCCCTATAAATAAATTATATATTGATTCGAAGTCAAGCCTTTCCCTTAAATCAACACGGTGAATTTGTTCTGGCGAGAAACCCCATAACCATGGGGTTTCTCGCATGTGAGGTCGGCACGGTGGCCGACCCTACAAAATGTCGACACAGCCCGCGCAGGGCGGGCCACCGTGCCCGCCTGAAAAATAGATAGAACAAATTTACCGTGCTTAAATCAATTGACAAGCCCGGGCTAAAGAAGCTATGACTCACAGGACAATAAGCCCCAACAACATCAATTGGTTAGGGGCAAACCAATTACCCCCGGGAGGCATCATGGCCGAATTGACTGAAAAAATCGGCTTTATCGGCGCCGGAAATATGGCTGAGGCAATTATCGGCGCGATTATTGCGGCTGATCTCGCGCCGGCAGAAAACATTTTTGTCAGCGATATTGACCCGGAACGGATCCAATCGCTAAAAAACGCCTATCAGGTGCTTTCGGCAGATTCCAATAAAGAAGTGATCGGCTCTTGCGATATCATCTTTTTTGCCGTAAAACCCCAGCAGATGCAAGGGGTTCTGAAAAATCTGGCCGCAGAGACCGCTTTTATTCCCCGCAGCCCCAAAAAACGGCTTGTTTCCATTGCTGCAGGTATCCGGATCGCCGCGCTTGAAAAAATTATCTATGATCAGCTCACGGAATCCGATAAGCATCAGATGCCGATCCTGCGGGTGATGCCGAACACCCCGGCCCTGGTCCGGGCCGGCACGTCGGCAATCTGCGCCAATGAATATGCCGCACCGGCGGATATTGAGGCTATAAAAACCCTGCTTTCGGCAATGGGGACCGTTTTTGACTGCCGAGAAACTGATATGAATGCGTTTACCGCGCTGGCTGGTTCCGGGCCGGCGTATGGATTCTATCTGATTGAGGCAATGGCTGAAGCCGGAACTGAATTGGGACTCTCAAAAACAGAGGCCCTGAAAATGACGGTTTCAACGCTTTCCGGCGCACTGAAGCTTCTTGAGGCATCATCGTCCGAGCCCGAAGCCCTGCGCCAGAAGGTGACCTCCCCGGGCGGCACCACGGAAGCCGCCTTATCGGTGATGGAAAACCATGATGTTAAGTCCCATATCATCGCGGCAGTGACCGCCGCGGCCCAACGGGCGGCGGAATTAAGCGAGTAGCAATTTAACGGAAGTTCCCGGTTATACCCTATGTTTACACAAACCGTATCCATCTCTGCGGCATTTCTGGCGGGCCTGTCCTCTTTTTTTACCCCATGTGTCCTGCCGCTGATCCCGGCCTATTTTACCTTTATCACCGGATTTTCAATTGAAGAATTGACCGCTGGCCAAAATGGGCAAATTCGCCGTAAAGTGATTCTTTCCACCCTTTCCTTTGTCTGCGGGTTTTCCCTGCTCTTTATCCTTATGGGGGCATTTGCATCTTTTATCGGGGCCTTCATTTTCCGTTATAGTTCGATTATTGAAATCGGCATTGGATTGATTTTGCTTTTTTTCGGCCTTCACCTTATCGGCTGGCTTCGCATCAATTGGCTGCAAATGGAAAAACGGGTTCACATAAGGGAAAAGCCACTTCATATCATGGGCACTTTTCTTGTCGGGATGGCGTTTGGGGCCGGGTGGAGCCCCTGCACCGGCCCTTTCCTTGGATCCATACTGGCCATAGCAGCCAGCAAAGAAACAATTTGGCAAGGCGTTGGCCTATTATCTGTTTATGCCCTCGGTTTAGCCATTCCCTTTATTCTGATATCAATCTTTATTGATTTTCTTATGATCATCATACAGCGGGCCAAACCGGCTATGCGCTACATCAATACGATTGCCGGCTGCCTTCTCATCCTGATGGGGATTTTTTTATTGACGCGCAACCTCGCCATACTTACTCTTTTTTAAAATTTATTTTTTCATATGGAGATACTCATGCGTATTAAAAACTGGGCCGGTTGCATACTTTTTGGGGTCCTGATATTCGCCTGTTCGCCGCTACTGGCTGCAAACTCTCAAATTAACTGGACATCCTATGAATCGGGGATGGAAAAAATCGCCGATGAGAACAAAAAGGGATTTATCCATTTTTATACGGACTGGTGCACCTACTGCAAGCTGATGGATCGGAAAACCTTTTCCGATGATTCGGTGATCGCCTTTTTAAATGAAAATTTTGTGCCGATCCGGGTGGATGCCGAAGCGCAGCGGGACGTGGCAAGAAAATACGGCGTAAGCAGCTTTCCGACCAACGGGTTTATTGCCGAAGATCAATCCGAAATCGGCAAGCGGCCGGGTTTTATTCCGCCGGATCTTTTTTTGAAAATGCTTGAGTATATTGACTCGGAAAGTTTTAAGACCATGAGTTTCAAGGAATTTATGGATCAATAGGCTTAAACATCTTTTAAATATACGCAAACACGCCTGCTAATGCCGTTTCCGTTTAATGCCGGACTGCTCCAGCACATCATTTCCGATACAGCCCATCCCGGCCCGCCGGATGGGGACCGGTTTATTCCCACCAGCGTTTTCATGCTGGTATTTAACAAAGACCAAACCCCTTTTCTGCTGGCCGTATTAAAGGCAGACAACAAGGGGTATCCATGGCGCAATCAGGTGGCCCTGCCGGGCGGGCATGTGGATGAAACCGACAGCTCTTCGCTGGCGGCCGCCTTTCGGGAAACCGAAGAGGAACTCCATATTACGCCCGGCGCGATTGAGTTTGTGGGGTCGCTGGGGCATTTTCAAACCATTCAGCAAAAAGATATTGAGGTCTTCCTGGGGTTTTTTCAAGGAGATGAAAGCGATATTTACTTTGACCCCAGCGAAATCGCCCGGGTATTAACCCCCTCGGTTCCCGTGCTATTCAAGCAGCATCTGGACCAGCGGTTTAACGGCCGCGTCCCAGGGGTGGGGGAACTGGTATACCCGGTCGGGGACATCGTAATTTGGGGGGTAACCGCTCGAATCGTCCATTAT encodes the following:
- a CDS encoding YggT family protein, whose translation is MFIFSHFLEGIARVLDAVLTLYMFIVIAHAVLSWVNPDPYNPIVRFIRQMVDPLLFQIRKRIPTVFGGIDISPIIVLLAIIFLQSFLVASLRHLAMIIA
- a CDS encoding NUDIX domain-containing protein, whose translation is MPFPFNAGLLQHIISDTAHPGPPDGDRFIPTSVFMLVFNKDQTPFLLAVLKADNKGYPWRNQVALPGGHVDETDSSSLAAAFRETEEELHITPGAIEFVGSLGHFQTIQQKDIEVFLGFFQGDESDIYFDPSEIARVLTPSVPVLFKQHLDQRFNGRVPGVGELVYPVGDIVIWGVTARIVHYFLECMRIRLSEEAIEALLAEGL
- a CDS encoding DUF255 domain-containing protein, which gives rise to MRIKNWAGCILFGVLIFACSPLLAANSQINWTSYESGMEKIADENKKGFIHFYTDWCTYCKLMDRKTFSDDSVIAFLNENFVPIRVDAEAQRDVARKYGVSSFPTNGFIAEDQSEIGKRPGFIPPDLFLKMLEYIDSESFKTMSFKEFMDQ
- the proC gene encoding pyrroline-5-carboxylate reductase — protein: MAELTEKIGFIGAGNMAEAIIGAIIAADLAPAENIFVSDIDPERIQSLKNAYQVLSADSNKEVIGSCDIIFFAVKPQQMQGVLKNLAAETAFIPRSPKKRLVSIAAGIRIAALEKIIYDQLTESDKHQMPILRVMPNTPALVRAGTSAICANEYAAPADIEAIKTLLSAMGTVFDCRETDMNAFTALAGSGPAYGFYLIEAMAEAGTELGLSKTEALKMTVSTLSGALKLLEASSSEPEALRQKVTSPGGTTEAALSVMENHDVKSHIIAAVTAAAQRAAELSE
- a CDS encoding cytochrome c biogenesis protein CcdA, translating into MFTQTVSISAAFLAGLSSFFTPCVLPLIPAYFTFITGFSIEELTAGQNGQIRRKVILSTLSFVCGFSLLFILMGAFASFIGAFIFRYSSIIEIGIGLILLFFGLHLIGWLRINWLQMEKRVHIREKPLHIMGTFLVGMAFGAGWSPCTGPFLGSILAIAASKETIWQGVGLLSVYALGLAIPFILISIFIDFLMIIIQRAKPAMRYINTIAGCLLILMGIFLLTRNLAILTLF